In Plasmodium vinckei vinckei genome assembly, chromosome: PVVCY_01, one DNA window encodes the following:
- a CDS encoding syntaxin binding protein, putative has protein sequence MSLRESCRNRIFTVVTKITEVSKYVVMVVDQNAYKILSMICKNEELLEKGVSLIELINTQRNNLHDFDCIYLLSNNIESVNIMLKDFIDETNPKYKNIHILFTSNACKKNEILDLIATSDFMLKRIKSCACINLNFYPYESRIFYFENKINLYDLYPLKNSHILNNAASELVSVCTCLKAFPNIRYQNTELCYIFAEIIQNYLATEISKNNNEVSENDTESVLLILDRSIDSSILFIHDYTYQSLCYDLLKINTEFDENVKYEEDENGKNNYPHTVTFKMPNNEKKNEEKTCTLSENDNLWEKYRHTHIQEVNENIKNEIIEFTEKNSVAKIQKKKNFFNPNEALEAIRFLPQHEQMLEQYWMHVYLCEETFKLLQNKNVVDIGLIEQDICCNIDKYGKKLNHTTNLNSLQTALASYEYQQEEKARLLLLYFINYININKQDEIKLIESAKLSLFMKKIINYFLKLKLPKNCFISIDDDVTTQNHVYHIFEKNKKKIKYYKDIAKDANYELTRYEPNIKEIIQELATETLDKVHFPYLPSLNNTPNKNINTSNELKITINSPDKKKNVSRGTVWEYKKDVIKKQAENQKKKKKIIVFILGGITLPEIKIIYELSKQINVDLYLGGTSILTTNLIFNQFKNHSDF, from the coding sequence atgtcgTTGAGAGAAAGTTGCAGGAATCGAATTTTTACTGTAGTCACTAAAATAACGGAAGTTAGTAAATATGTTGTTATGGTTGTAGATCAAAATgcatacaaaatattatccatgatatgtaaaaatgaagaacTATTAGAAAAAGGGGTATCATTAATAGAGCTAATAAATACACAACGAAATAATTTACACGATTTtgattgtatatatttattaagtaATAATATCGAAAGTGTTAATATAATGTTAAAAGATTTTATAGATGAAACAAAtccaaaatataaaaatattcatatattatttacatcaAATgcttgtaaaaaaaatgaaatattagaCTTAATAGCTACAAGTGATTTTATGttaaaaagaattaaatcTTGTGCatgtataaatttaaatttttatccaTATGAAAGcagaattttttattttgaaaataaaataaatttatatgatttatatcctttaaaaaatagtcatatattaaataatgcaGCATCCGAATTAGTTTCTGTTTGTACTTGTTTAAAAGCATTTCCAAATATACGATACCAAAATACGGAgttatgttatatatttgcagAAATTATTCAAAACTATTTAGCCACAgaaatttcaaaaaataataatgaagtATCGGAAAACGATACAGAATctgttttattaattttagaCAGATCCATTGATAgctctattttatttatacatgaTTATACATATCAAAGTTTATGTTATGaccttttaaaaattaacacagaatttgatgaaaatgtaaaatacgaagaagatgaaaatggaaaaaataattatccTCATACAGTTACATTCAAAATGCCTAataacgaaaaaaaaaatgaagaaaaaacatGTACATTAtcagaaaatgataatttatgggaaaaatataggcacacacatatacaagaagtaaatgaaaatataaaaaatgaaattattgAATTTactgaaaaaaattcagtagcaaaaattcaaaaaaaaaaaaatttctttAATCCAAATGAAGCTTTAGAAGCAATCCGATTTTTACCACAACATGAGCAAATGTTAGAACAATATTGGATGCATGTGTATTTATGTGAAGAaacttttaaattattacaaaataaaaatgtagtaGATATAGGACTAATCGAACAAGATATTTGTTGtaatatagataaatatGGTAAAAAACTTAATCATACAACTAATTTAAATAGCTTACAAACAGCTTTAGCTAGCTATGAATATCAACAAGAAGAAAAAGCtagattattattattatattttattaattatataaatataaataaacaagatgaaataaaacttATTGAATCAGCAAAACTTAGTTtgtttatgaaaaaaattataaattatttcttaaaattaaagttgcccaaaaattgttttatttctattgATGATGATGTAACAACACAAAATCAtgtttatcatatatttgaaaaaaataaaaaaaaaattaaatattataaagatATCGCAAAAGATGCAAATTATGAATTAACAAGATACGAaccaaatataaaagaaattattCAAGAACTAGCAACTGAAACATTAGATAAAGTCcattttccatatttgCCTAGTCTTAATAATACAcccaataaaaatattaatacatCAAACGAGTtaaaaattacaataaATTCCCCTgacaaaaagaaaaatgttTCAAGGGGTACTGTATgggaatataaaaaagatgtaataaaaaaacaagcagaaaatcagaaaaaaaaaaaaaaaattattgtatttataCTTGGAGGTATAACACTCCctgaaattaaaataatatacgaACTttcaaaacaaataaatgtagATTTATATTTAGGCGGAACATCAATATTAACAACAAACCTCATATTCAACCAGTTTAAAAACCATTCCGATTTCTAG
- a CDS encoding transcription factor with AP2 domain(s), putative, translating into MDKSAKSEDCKINSKLENYKHDVDQIKKTYNLYQNKSMDTFASNSTIDENKIVNTNDFCNTCNQQNNERNVENNNTTKEVCLSEENKSNSMMDFLKTPIINENNYNNYMNEINKELKNIENMHTYMDNYNDSRINQTNKFNICMNCSYNNDSYTCKDMNCTINPEQFEYNNYNNNETSKLLKTYIDKIFQDEHNEDKTQKNGNYNEYSQNMQASDFAINNNIMSDTLKDINIKNNNVITKNIVNKIQNYLKNSNSISTCIDNTNCIGSENSKGHLETNDCNRCQICENNMINKKFENKLNISVPPFLVYISTNHLNSDITVRLNNNIFPIINNNELFKYIHNELILGLFNLDSSKYIEQLIYSIKKCFIEILDYLKEINHMYVYNLNDGEYFYHFREIMSIEFSEIDMNSIMYYSKIYKKIYEQSEKRKKNKNNKNNNRGIIHASSKIFLPYLNRCKTKKNNKEKSKSSENVFSNFKSVKEVVEKESGEEYEECLMHDNELDDKSKTAARILKRRHCLIDEKNGSKNDYKQIKTEIASIDLNNTNESENKNVLEADITKLTKQESVEQNDKDVSEQCESKTNNKSEEERCDSICSNIKESDEKKDASSNDIENNEVDAREKDGKGMIESEEIEKEITNDTSEDCIKFYEKDELFFNNKTDAYKDKTSTVDKLETEDIDASYKSTFSSNDILIKNSELISEHAENGENKCTEKFTNLKKENSFTSDNNNKSRVASNNSVNKKYGIKKITQNKEISNGKIIKKIKIAYINKIISTILCRNLLNYSLIFSPILKNEGVISNLNISIINNIILKLKNLRMMDIENTRMRSYYMYKNMSTISFENNYLPFNGFGNNIIINSQLDQAVQNKDKTTNKLYALYNTEDKIINRFISLIPDEIKSQFLNNITEKSQNNGSYNINKIKKFVENYLKIKNVNSTSALNDFTELCAGLETGDVDNTSIENNGKMIQILRELIIKYEDQINKNERNDSITTSVQNTNLEKAESNVEPESENTKNENLDAKKDDETFINFLKSELLEKESNEYDIILKNLLNKNINSNSFKNTIDEKKVCSIFNDGSINNYTNFEYNENMNHHKIVNDYNELKYLNNLSNLNYGHDNTILDSNFKEIIANRMGHILANNSFILNKLIPIILNDNFSNIKNCHKPHCNFGESNLEDLSKMIKHNYDIKNVNSSLNLSDLNAKLNILNMMKNKNSDLLNSYDHLVMPNKYLECRNGNNFYSNCPSCCNKNYYKENHIENINDCKFFNKGGENTNCYYSSQCENGYNGSLNNRQNGFNDSIILQNIMKQLLEKNKSKEMNNKIYSDLLNYLQKISEKNNGENLSNDLDSIYNNNELNSMEVNHNMIDANINNKNINFRDIQNLFLKMKEELSRGSIRNGNTNKPDQDMFSNSNIRQGHNLNGLGSTNQSDEDNFNFNNLESIYKELLLKKSNNQMHLNIENRNNNNDEINSNLFYEFIKNNNKAGSKTKNDLSSLYSYAAYKSWLASLENAKKNNRINSNNQYVIDTNLYSSCLCVGKCVCYKNDYLKIIDNNNLREYLSNLSYSNMVVDANNEKMANMDELGKFLLVSVDSKRNNLHDCLNMSHNDDKLGRIISNSSSNLFLSSKNNNGDNILGNTRGFDNLNLRGNSDDAQFDINLLNNNHDNLNIMKELYGSDKNILRSNKNIFGKKNSYSSLNEDENKNNNESLTNADNLKTGIKGDKNCKNGNMPINGLYGGYGRGQRAKGLEKNKNLTDNGTTNKTSGNTKGSTSKRGNGKDKQNGTGYVDIGENYELKYTVAELKPQRGVYFDKSQKAWIGSWYEEGKQIKRRFKIKYYGWDEAKELATKARFSFENRIKNLEGNNGKGNSGASKNNTNSGEKNGTKLTTSGNKKNGTQDVENNNTDRIKTRNSSKDVGEKNNNENVISDENNINDIDNHNNPNENYGSTSMCKLVNKNMSNEKKKNNNIDEDEIWNNKESQNYDSKVKYDKDGNGKSNLSYENKSGVNTRSGHLTKKNSFNNKNNNNWSEERHIDYNNSDVNMSEQRSYYDTYNNGNGYEIDEGKNGVNKLYGYDETELDSKNGNIINSGKKNSFNNNGQIKYQNNKYNDGNNTITYAKSNTKKGCDNNIIDNSVILPQGVFYQDSKKAFCANWYSNGKQEKRYFSINKFGEEKARSLAIAARKKFENLYKKNNKRDYVTGTVHTQQIENGNSEMSISKNNDNLNGENMSLEKNESGIDYTKKEMNDDKDSETNNDEHIVKRNSYVDANNMGINNRCNTRNGSKHVNFDYNSENGFGNENNYEDNEENKGEDENGFVKNWNEHEKKIINNQGNHNINTNAIKENHIDNITNIHGSKANEEYHTDLEMNDDKQDGKINIENENYDKDYLNNDTIQEMCNNDHNIDDKNISPHLYLQTNDNENKEIIIDDMNINNCNIEDDSNYFNNSNNKESDEDMFAKNSQKEDLSPYNKSDKSGSTPAGVYVIRINGVVQAWRAEWKSPSGCKKTKNFGISTYGSDLSKKLAIEMRARMSGECLVADDGTVFDYTNKAESKDD; encoded by the exons atggataaatCTGCTAAATCGGAAGATTGTAAAATAAACTCTAAAttggaaaattataaacatgATGTtgatcaaataaaaaaaacatataactTATATCAGAACAAAAGTATGGATACATTTGCATCTAATTCAACAATAGATGAAAATAAGATTGTAAATACAAATGACTTTTGCAATACATGTAATCAACAAAACAATGAAAGAAATGTagagaataataatactacAAAGGAAGTATGTCTTTCAGAAGAAAACAAAAGTAACAGTATGATGGATTTCTTAAAAACAccaataataaatgaaaataattataataattatatgaatgaaataaataaagaattaaagaatattgagaatatgcatacatatatggACAATTACAATGATAGTCGTATAAATCaaacaaacaaatttaatatatgtatgaactgttcatataataatgatagtTATACATGTAAAGACATGAACTGTACAATAAATCCTGAACAGTTTGAATATAACaattacaataataatgaaacatctaaattattaaaaacatatattgataaaatatttcaagaTGAACATAATGAAGAtaaaacacaaaaaaatggaaactATAATGAATACTCTCAAAATATGCAAGCATCTGATTTTgcaattaataataatataatgtcTGATACattaaaagatataaatataaaaaataataatgttattacaaaaaatattgttaataaaatccagaattatttaaaaaattccaATTCAATTTCTACATGTATAGATAATACAAATTGTATAGGAAGTGAAAATAGTAAAGGTCATTTAGAAACAAATGATTGTAATAGATGTCAAATatgtgaaaataatatgattaaCAAAaagtttgaaaataaactaAATATATCTGTACCTCCTTTTCTTGTCTATATATCTACAAATCATTTAAATAGTGATATAACAGTGAggttaaataataatatatttccaataataaataataatgaattatttaaatatattcataatgaattaattttaggattatttaatttagattctagtaaatatatagaacaattaatttatagtattaaaaaatgtttcatTGAAATTTTagattatttaaaagaaataaatcataTGTATGTTtacaatttaaatgatggtgaatatttttatcacttTAGAGAAATAATGTCTATTGAGTTTTCAGAAATCGATATGAATTCAATAATGtattattcaaaaatttataaaaaaatttatgaacaatctgaaaaacgaaaaaaaaataaaaataataaaaataacaatcgGGGTATAATTCATGCTtcttcaaaaatatttttaccaTATTTAAACAGatgtaaaacaaaaaaaaataataaagaaaaaagtaaaagttcggaaaatgttttttctaACTTTAAAAGTGTAAAAGAAGTTGTTGAAAAAGAAAGCGGTGAAGAATATGAAGAATGTTTAATGCATGATAATGAACTAGATGACAAAAGTAAGACAGCTGCTCgaattttaaaaagaagACACTGTTTGATAGATGAAAAGAATGGTTctaaaaatgattataaacaaataaaaacagAAATTGCATCTattgatttaaataatacaaatgaaTCTGAAAATAAGAATGTATTAGAAGCAGATATCACCAAATTAACTAAACAAGAGTCTGTTGAACAGAATGATAAAGATGTTAGTGAGCAATGTGAAAGTAagacaaataataaatcgGAAGAAGAAAGATGTGATTCTATTTGTTCAAATATTAAGGAAAGCGATGAGAAGAAGGATGCATCTAGCAATGATATTGAGAATAATGAAGTAGATGCAAGAGAAAAAGATGGAAAAGGTATGATCGAGTCAGAAGAAATTGAAAAGGAAATAACTAATGATACTAGTGAAGATTGTATAAAgttttatgaaaaagatgaactattttttaataataagaCAGATGCATATAAAGATAAGACAAGTACAGTTGATAAATTAGAAACTGAGGATATAGATGCATCTTACAAAAGTACGTTTTCATCTaatgatattttaattaaaaatagtgaGCTAATTTCTGAACATGCGGAAAATggtgaaaataaatgtacAGAAAAGTTTactaatttaaaaaaagagaattCTTTTACTtctgataataataataaatctaGAGTAGCATCAAATAATagtgttaataaaaaatatggaataaaaaagataacacaaaataaagaaatatctaatggaaaaataataaaaaaaataaaaatagcatatataaataaaattattagtaCAATATTATGTagaaatttattaaattattcattaattttttcaccaatattaaaaaatgaaggtgttatatcaaatttaaatatttccatcattaataatattattctaaaattaaaaaatctaAGAATGATGGATATTGAAAATACAAGAATGCGTTCTTactatatgtataaaaatatgtcaaCAATTAGTTTCGAAAATAATTACTTACCATTTAATGGGTttggaaataatattataataaattctCAACTCGATCAAGCTGTTCAAAATAAAGACAAGACaacaaacaaattatatgcTCTATATAATACggaagataaaataattaatagatttatatctttaatacctgatgaaataaaatcacAATTTTTGAATAACATTACTGAAAAATCGCAGAACAATGGttcttataatattaataaaataaaaaagtttgttgaaaattatttaaaaataaaaaatgtaaattcTACATCTGCTTTGAACGATTTTACTGAATTATGTGCTGGTCTTGAAACTGGTGATGTAGATAATACAtctattgaaaataatggaaaaatGATTCAGATCCTTCGAGaattgataataaaatatgaagatcaaataaataaaaatgaaagaaatGATTCTATTACTACTTCTGTACAGAATACTAATTTAGAGAAAGCCGAATCAAATGTAGAACCCGAATctgaaaatacaaaaaatgaaaatttagatgcaaaaaaagatgatgaaacatttataaactttttaaaatctGAATTATTAGAAAAAGAATCGAATGaatatgatataattttaaaaaatttattaaacaaaaatataaactcaaacagttttaaaaatacaattgaTGAGAAAAAAGTGTGTAGCATATTTAATGATGGatctataaataattacacaaattttgaatataatgaaaatatgaatcaccataaaattgtaaatgATTACAATGAATTGAAGTatctaaataatttaagtaATCTAAATTATGGACATGATAATACAATATTAGATTCTAActttaaagaaataatagcAAATAGAATGGGACATATTTTAGCtaataattcttttattttaaataaattaattccaataattttaaatgataatttttcaaatataaaaaattgtcatAAACCTCATTGTAATTTTGGTGAGTCAAATTTGGAGGATTTATCTAAAATGATTAAAcataattatgatataaaaaatgtgaatagttcattaaatttatctGATTTAAATGCAAAgttaaacattttaaatatgatgaagaataaaaatagtgatTTATTGAATAGTTACGACCATTTAGTAATGCCTAATAAGTATTTGGAATGTAGAAATGGAAATAACTTTTATAGTAATTGTCCTTCAtgttgtaataaaaattattataaagaaaatcatatagaaaatataaatgattgcaaattttttaataaaggGGGTGAAAATACTAATTGCTATTATTCATCACAATGTGAAAATGGATATAATGGTAGTTTAAATAATAGACAAAATGGGTTCAATGATTCTATAATTCTTCAAAACATTATGAAACAgcttttagaaaaaaataaatcaaaagaaatgaataataaaatttattctgatttattgaattatttacaaaaaatatctgaaaaaaataatggagAAAACTTGTCAAACGATTTAGAttctatttataataataatgaattaaattCTATGGAAGTAAATCATAATATGATTGATgcaaacataaataataaaaatataaattttagagatattcaaaatttatttttaaaaatgaaagaagAATTATCACGAGGATCAATCAGAAATGGTAATACTAATAAACCTGATCAAGATATGTTTTCAAATTCAAATATTAGACAAGGACATAATTTAAATGGTTTAGGTTCTACTAACCAATCTGATGaagataattttaatttcaatAATTTAGAATCTATTTATAAAGAGCttctattaaaaaaatccaATAACCAGATGCATctaaatattgaaaatcgtaacaataataatgatgagATTAATTCTAACTTGttttatgaatttattaaaaataataataaagctggaagtaaaacaaaaaatgatttatcTTCATTATATAGTTATGCAGCATATAAATCATGGTTAGCTAGTTTagaaaatgcaaaaaaaaataatagaattaatagtaataatcaATATGTTATTGATACTAATTTGTATAGTTCATGTTTATGTGTTGGTAAATGCGTATgctataaaaatgattatttaaaaataattgataataataatttaaggGAATATTTATCAAACTTATCATATTCAAATATGGTTGTAGAtgcaaataatgaaaaaatggcAAATATGGATGAGCTTggtaaatttttattagtttCTGTTGATAGTAAGagaaataatttacatGATTGTTTGAACATGAGTCATAATGATGACAAATTGGGTAGAATTATAAGTAACAGTTCttctaatttatttttaagttctaaaaataataatggtgATAACATATTAGGAAATACAAGGGGATTcgataatttaaatttacgAGGCAATTCAGATGATGCACAATTTGATATAAACCTTTTAAATAACAATcatgataatttaaatattatgaaagaATTGTATGGAAGtgataaaaacattttaagatcaaataaaaatatattcggaaaaaaaaatagttatagCAGTTTGAAtgaagatgaaaataaaaacaacaaTGAATCACTTACAAATGCAGATAATTTAAAGACCGGAATTAAAGGagataaaaattgtaaaaatggaaatatgcCTATCAATGGTTTATATGGGGGTTATGGACGTGGGCAAAGAGCAAAAG GATTGGAGAAAAATAAGAATTTAACGGATAATGGAACTACAAACAAAACTAGCGGAAACACAAAAGGCAGTACATCAAAAAGAGGTAATGGGAAGGATAAGCAAAATGGAACAGGTTATGTAGATATTGGTGAAAACTATGAGCTTAAATATACAGTTGCTGAGCTGAAACCACAAAGAGGAGTTTATTTTGATAAGTCCCAAAAGGCATGGATTGGAAGTTGGTATGAAGAAGGAAAACAAATTAAGCGTCGATTTAagattaaatattatggaTGGGATGAGGCTAAAGAATTAGCAACAAAAGCTAGATTTTCTTTTGAAAACAGAATCAAAAATTTAGAAGGAAATAATGGTAAGGGTAATTCTGGTGCatctaaaaataatacaaattcaGGAGAAAAGAATGGAACAAAACTTACGACAAGtggtaataaaaaaaatggaacaCAAGatgtagaaaataataatacggATAGAATCAAAACAAGAAATAGTTCAAAAGATGtaggagaaaaaaataataatgaaaatgttatatctgatgaaaataatattaatgatataGATAACCATAATAAtccaaatgaaaattatggTTCTACATCTATGTGTAAGttagtaaataaaaatatgagtaatgaaaaaaaaaaaaataataatatagatgaagatgaaatatggaataataaagagtctcaaaattatgattctaaagtaaaatatgataaagatGGAAATGGAAAATCTAATTTATCATATGAAAACAAATCAGGAGTAAATACTAGAAGTGGTCAtcttacaaaaaaaaatagttttaataataaaaataataataattggtCAGAAGAAAGACATAttgattataataattcagATGTAAATATGTCTGAACAAAGGTCTTATTatgatacatataataatggaaaTGGCTATGAAATAGATGAAGGTAAAAATGgtgtaaataaattatatggaTATGATGAAACCGAATTAGATAGTAAAAATggtaatataataaactcaggaaaaaaaaatagtttcaataataatggacaaataaaatatcaaaacaataaatacaaTGATGGAAATAATACTATTACTTATGCTAAAtcaaatacaaaaaaaggatgtgataataatataatcgATAATTCTGTTATATTACCTCAAGGTGTATTTTATCAGGATTCTAAAAAAGCTTTTTGTGCTAATTGGTATTCAAATGGTAAACAAGAAAAAAGATATTTCTCTATTAATAAGTTTGGTGAAGAAAAAGCTAGAAGTTTAGCTATAGCAgcaagaaaaaaatttgaaaatttgtataaaaaaaataataaaagagaTTATGTTACAGGAACTGTTCATACACAACAAATTGAAAATGGAAACTCTGAAATGTCTAtttctaaaaataatgataatttaaatggAGAAAATATGAGtcttgaaaaaaatgagtcTGGTATTGAttacacaaaaaaagaaatgaatGATGATAAAGATTCAGAAACTAATAATGATGAACATATTGTTAAGAGAAATAGCTATGTAGATGCTAATAATATGggaataaataatagatGCAATACACGAAATGGTTCTAAACATGTTAACTTCGATTATAATAGTGAAAACGGTTTtggaaatgaaaataattatgaagaCAATGAAGAGAATAAAGGAGAAGATGAAAATggttttgtaaaaaattggaatgaacatgaaaaaaaaataataaataatcagGGGAATCATAACATTAATACAAATGCgataaaagaaaatcatattgataatattacAAACATTCACGGATCAAAGGCTAATGAAGAATATCATACTGATTTAGAGATGAATGATGACAAGCAAgatggaaaaataaatatagaaaatgaaaactaTGATAAGGATTATCTAAATAATGATACAATACAGGAAATGTGTAATAATGACCATAACATAGatgacaaaaatatatctcctcatttatatttacaaacaAATGATAacgaaaataaagaaataataatagatgATATgaacataaataattgtaaTATAGAAGATGATTCTaactattttaataatagcaATAATAAGGAATCAGATGAAGATATGTTTGCAAAAAATTCACAAAAAGAAGATTTAAGTCCATATAACAAATCAGATAAATCTGGATCAACACCAGCTGGAGTTTATGTTATTAGAATTAATGGAGTTGTACAAGCATGGAGAGCTGAATGGAAAAGCCCAAGTGGTTGTAAAAAAACCAAAAATTTTGGAATAAGTACATATGGCTCGGatttaagtaaaaaattgGCAATTGAGATGAGAGCCA